CCCTCACGACGGCGCGCGCGGTCGAGGCGGCCGTCGTCGTGACCGCCGACCCGACGCTCGCCGCGCACGCACGCCGAGCCGGTGCGGTCGTCGTCGACGAGGGGACACCACGCGGGTTGAACGCCGCCGTCACGCTCGGCACCGACACGGCCGCGCGGCTCGGCGCCACGAGCACGCTCGTCGTCCTGTCCGACGTGCCGCTCGTGCAGGCCGCGGACATCGACGATCTCCTTCACCGCGCCCCGGCGCACGGCGCCCTGGTCGTCCCCTCGAAGGAAGGGACGGGAACGAACGCCATGCTCCGCACGCCCTCCACCGTATTCCCGCCGTCTTTCGGCGGCCGAAGCCTCGAACGTCACGTCGCGGCCGCCGAACGGGCCGGCCTTCCCTGCACGATCGTGCGCAACGCCCGGTTCGAGCTCGACCTCGACACGCCCGAGGACTTGAGCACGTTCGCGAGTGAGCGCAGCGCCACCGAAACGTACCGCGAGCTGACGCGGCTCGGGGGCTCGACGCTGCGGATCAGCGCCCGCGTCTAGGCGGGAAACGGCAACGCACGCACGATCACCGCCGACCCGCCCGAGACGCCGAGCGCGAGCTCGCTGCCCGGCTCGAAATGCCCGCGGCGGACGTATGCAAGACCGATCGTTCGGCCGAGCCGCCACGATCGCCCGGCGCTCGTCACCCATCCGACCTCGCGATCGCCCACGAAGAGACGAGCGCCCGGCGAGGGAACGCTTTCACTTTCGCCCTCGACCTCGATGCCGACGAGCCTTCGGTTCACATGCCCGCGCGCCGTGACCCGCTCCATGACCTCCTGACCGAGATAACACCCTTTGCGAAAGCTGATCGCCGCCTCGTAGGGCGCCTCGAGCGCCAGCGTGTCGACCAGGACGTCACGGCCGTGGCGCGGAACGCCGCCCTCGATGCGCAGCACCTCGAACGCATCGGTGCCCGCGGGGCGTCCGCCCGCCGCGACGCAGCGGTCCCACCACACCGCAGCCCCGGCCGATGGGATGCGGCACAGGAACCCGCCCGCCCCGGGCATCGACATGCGCACGACGTGCGGCTCGCCGTCCGCAATCGCGGCCGGCGCGTGCGCGCAGGGGTCGTTGGGCGCGGAAAGTCCGAGCCTGGCGAGCACGTCGGACGCGTCCGGACCGAGCAACGCAAACGCGTACCCCGGCGCCGCGGGCACGAGATCCACGTCGTCGGCCACGACGAACCGCTCGAGCGCCGTGCGCACCGTCGAGGCCGCGCCGACGCCATCGAGCGCGATCACGTCCTCGCCGGCGAGCACGACGAGGTCGCCGACGACCTTGCCTTGCTCGCTCAAGAGCAGCGCGCGGCAGCCGCTCCCGGGCGCGAGCTTCACGACGTCGTTCGACAGCATCCCCTGGAGGAATCCGATCCGATCCGCGCCCGTCGCTCGTAGGCGCTCGATCCACGGCAACTCGACCACGGCCGCCGCATCACGCATCGCCGCATACTCCGCCACGGCATCGCCGAAATGCGCGGCGACCGGGCGCTCCGCCTCGGCGACGAGCGCGGCGCCGCGGGACCGCATCGCGGCAACGAGCGCGTCCTCAGTCATCGCCGAGCTCCACCGCCGCCCGCCGGCGAATGAAGGCACGATGGCGCGCGGGTCCCCGCGGCCACGTCCACCACCCCTCGGCCGTCCTGAAGTCCGGCGCGAACTCCAGCACGACCTCGCCGTCGCCGGTGCTCTGTCGCCAGACTCCCGTGAACGATCGGCCGTAGAACCGCCCGCTCACGACGGCGCCGCGAAAGTCGAAGCGAAACGACAGGCGGTCTTCTTCAACCGTCACGCTGTGGACAGGAAACGCGACGTGGCGGTGGTCGTCAAGCTCGTTGGCCCGTCCGCCGAACCAGCCGTACTCGTACCAACCGCTCGCGAGCTCATGCGCCGCACGCACCGCGGTGCTTCCGGCATTCGGTGCGTCGTCGTGCGAAGAAGGGCGCGGCACGGCGTCACCGTGCCGCGGCGAGCCGGTCCGTCGTGCGCTCGACGTAGTCGCTGAGGATGCGGGTCAGGTTGAGAAACACGGTGGCCGCGATGCGCGGATAGCGCCGCTGGAGGCGCTCGAGGAACCGTTGGTCGACTGCCAGTAGCTCGAGATCCTCGACGGCGATGATGTCGGCGGTCCGTTGCTGTCGCCGGACGAGCCCCATCTCACCGAAGACGTCGCCCCGCTTCAGCTGATGCACGAGCCGTCGGCGTCCGTCGGCGCCCTGCACGACGACGTCGGCACGACCGTTGATGATCACGTACATCTCCTCCCCGAGCTCGCCCTGACGAAC
This genomic stretch from Deltaproteobacteria bacterium harbors:
- the cofC gene encoding 2-phospho-L-lactate guanylyltransferase; this encodes MKIALLPAKPLAFAKTRLAPLLSDAERARLAAAMFLDVLRALTTARAVEAAVVVTADPTLAAHARRAGAVVVDEGTPRGLNAAVTLGTDTAARLGATSTLVVLSDVPLVQAADIDDLLHRAPAHGALVVPSKEGTGTNAMLRTPSTVFPPSFGGRSLERHVAAAERAGLPCTIVRNARFELDLDTPEDLSTFASERSATETYRELTRLGGSTLRISARV
- a CDS encoding aminomethyl transferase family protein, yielding MTEDALVAAMRSRGAALVAEAERPVAAHFGDAVAEYAAMRDAAAVVELPWIERLRATGADRIGFLQGMLSNDVVKLAPGSGCRALLLSEQGKVVGDLVVLAGEDVIALDGVGAASTVRTALERFVVADDVDLVPAAPGYAFALLGPDASDVLARLGLSAPNDPCAHAPAAIADGEPHVVRMSMPGAGGFLCRIPSAGAAVWWDRCVAAGGRPAGTDAFEVLRIEGGVPRHGRDVLVDTLALEAPYEAAISFRKGCYLGQEVMERVTARGHVNRRLVGIEVEGESESVPSPGARLFVGDREVGWVTSAGRSWRLGRTIGLAYVRRGHFEPGSELALGVSGGSAVIVRALPFPA